The DNA sequence TTAATTCTTTAACACTCAGAGGGAGTCCATAATCTTGCAAGAAAATGGTAGCAGCTTCCCTTGAAGTCTTCCCCACTAGGTTATGTGCCACTTTGGTATTCCACTGCTTGTTATACTTGAGTAAAAACCTCTTTAAGACATCATTCACAATTCCATCTGAATAAGCATAAAACaaatgcataaaaagaaaaaaagaagaaacttttctgaaattataaaaacaaatacaaggtgaacccaaaaaaataaaatccaaaaaaaagcGGTATTCAAAAGTACCATCCAAATCAAGAACAACTTGTGACACCATCCTAGACAAAGGCTTAGAAAAAGCCATTTTCATGAAGAGGTAATTGTTTATCTATAATCTCGAAAAATTCATctggaaaaacaaacaaaaacaaaaaggtacACAACTTGAGACAAGAACAAATAGCTAgtgatataaataataacaatgctCTTCAATTCAGCtaataagaaaaacacaacaagaaCTAGACAATTTGTTGATACTagacaagaaattaaattatcaaTGGGCTGAATCAAAGGCCCACAAACTAATAGCCAGCCATCAATTTAAATCCTAAACCAACAGCCTGCCGGCCAGGAGATTCCCAGGACCCTAAACGGCCAAATCAACAACTACCGGTGCATAGGTTCACCAATATCCATACCTCGCCGGTGACGTTCTTCCTGGTATGCCTGCGACCTCCACCTTCGCAGGCATCCCCCTCTCCGACCACTCAAAATGAGGGATAGAGTAGGCTTTATTGAATAAGGATAGAACaagctttatatttttctcacCATTTGATGCCATTGCCAATGCAGCTTCAGAGGCTTTAACACATGGTAGGaaggatactccatggttcactTTTGAGGCTACAAGTCCATGGCCGACAGAAAGAACTTTGAAAAATGCCTCTTTTCTGAAAGCATTATTTGATAGAGGCTGCAAAAAGGTTTTTTTCAATGGTGTACTTTGTTTACTGAGTTGTCCAAATGGCACATAGCAATAAGTAAAGACATATGAACTTATCTCACAGCCTTCTGCAATCAACGAAAATACAGTTTGTTTTGCAAAGTATCTAATGCGCTAGCATCCACCGAAAAATATAGTAGATCCCAGCATTCTTACATGGTAAAGGTGCAAATAAGTATTTTCAGGCAAAAAAATATTCTAGCATAAAAAGACTATTCAAAAAAACACtatcattttatttcaaagaATATAGACTTAACTACTTCAACATAACAAAGAGCACAAGCAAAGGGAGTAAACAATGACTAAAAATCAAAGGCAAGATTATTTGGAATAatcatccatatatcatgatttttattttatgagctACATATTCAGGCCCATATGACTAAACAGAATATATACATGCATCTACTCAATTCATCTCACTTACACATTTGAGATCTTCCATAAATAAACTGGTAGAAAGATCAAATGATGTGGTGTAATACTACGACTACCATACACTTCTAAAATTGTCATATCTATAAACAAAAAGTGAAAACACAATAAGAAAgatcttctctttgcttgtcacTTCAGCAGTTATCAGTTCCATACATCTAGTAGTAGATTAGATCCAGTCTTTTTTTTGTCATCAAATTTAACTACGAACACTCAAAATATTCTCAATGCCACCACAGTTTGTAAATAAAAGGGGCAAGCAGCCAAATGGTgcataaactaaattaaaaacccAATGAAGTCACATATCACACTCAATCCTAGATCCTCGTCCTGTTATCCAATTTACAACctaaaaattgggaaaaaacaaaaacaaaacaaaagcaaaaacatcCAATGCTTGCATGAATTTCAccaataaaactcaaaaatctCACTGCAGAGCATCAAATCAAAGCTAAAACTCAAATCCTTACACCAATTTcagataaaaaaacacaaataagctCACATAATAAAAACAGGGCATCAGAATCACACCAAAAAGTTAGATCCATGCAACAATTCACAACTTAAAAAATCAATAGCAAACTCATCAAATATTAACCAATTACACTTTAAAAACATCAGGCTGACTTCAAGTAATCAAGAACAAGCATAGACAGTGAGAAAAAAAGGGTGACTATACCATGAAAAGCTCGAAAAACAGTAGCAATCTCCATTAGAGGATGGATCGAACAACGAAGGGAAGGAAGGGAAAGAAGGAAAGGTTTAAAGAGAAATAAGGCTTGATTTCTCTATTCGATGAGGTTTGCTTAGAAGCGGGGAAGAAAGGGCATTAGCGGGCATGAGGGATTGGAGAACTGATCACCAGCATGTCGGAGGTGACGTTGTCGAGGCCGGTGCCGGCGGAGGCGAAGCAAATGGCAAAGGCAAAGTCATTGATTATATAAGCAGGATCGAGATAGGCAGGAATAATAGGGCTGAGGCCAAAGGCCTCGGTGTAGAAGTCACTGGCGAGGCCGCCGTTGCTGAATTGGCCAGTGGGGTAGGGTTTGCTAAGGAAGTCACGCTTGTAGGGCATGAAGTTGCTCTTAAGGAGGGTGGGGATAGCGTTGTTGTTGCCGGTGTCGATGGTGGAGTCGCCGAATACGATGATTACCTAGACGACGGCGAGGGAGAGGAAAGGCAAAGATGAGAGGCATAGGAGGAGgatgagaaggaggaggagaggcGTTGTTAGCGTTAGGGGTTGGGGGATGGAGATGGgggatgagagagagagagagagagagagaggggggatTTAAGGGGAGGCACTGAATGACGGGGAAGCGTGAAAGGGAACGAGGAAGGGGAGAGTGAGGGTTTGTTGAGAGGGTATTATGGAATAATTGTGTGATTAGTAGAGGGGTTTTGTTAAACCGCCTGCATAGCTTggtattaaaaagaaattacatgGTTTTGGAGGCGGTTTTTTAAAAACCCCACTAGCTATGTgcttctaaaaattaaaaatgatgtaCTTGCAAGTACATTAATTATGAACACCCACAACAAGGTGATATGTGACAAATGATGACATGCCCACAGATTGTGAACCCTTAACATTACAAGCTCTCAAAACACACACAAGCACTCACAGTATAATATCAATCACAGAAGCCAACGCTCGAATGTTAATAAACAACTTTAATACCCtcataaaacataacaaaatgtTATACCCTCAaataacaacacaaaataatgtTCTGCACCTTACAGTTTCAAATCCAATAATACCTTAAATTAAAGTTTCaagatttaaatttgaaatgaacaaaaactcataacaaaaacaacataatagACTAACATGGCTTTATTGATACAAACTAGTTCGGCCACTGGACTTGTTACTTTCAACCTGAAAATTGAGAATAACAAATTCATAATCTTGATATCCTAATaaccaatcaaataaaaattatttgagccaCATAAAACTTTCAATATAATATACGAACAAACAATCTTACTATAAATATAGTTTCAAAAAAATGATAAGACCTATGATTTCTAAATCTTACATTAGGATGATAGCATTTCATTAACCTGTGTTTAGATTGAAGGAAATTAGGACTAATGCTTTGTTACATTTGATTGAATTAAGAGATAGATAGACAAATCAAAGGCAACATATTGGTCAAAATCTTGGTCCTCCTTCCTCTTAAAATAAAGCATAAACTTGTGCTTAACTGTCGTATCATTTTTGTGGAAATTATCTAGCACAATTAGCAAATCATTTTGTTAAGCTTGGAATAAAAATCTTATGGTCTCCAAAAGTGGTTTTGTTATGATGTAGTGCAATTATTTatacaaacaatgaaaaaaGGTTCTaccatattaattttatattactgAACATAAAATGAGCTCATACCACACTAAATGCATGTAAACAATAGAAGAGTAAAAGCTCAGGCCTGACCTTAGTTCCTCCATGAGAAAGTTGATTTCAGTCTTCGAGAGTACATAAACATCTTCACATGTAGCCAATCATATACTTTGTCAATGGATCGGAAATAAGCAATTCTTATGGTTTTCTTGATAATAATGGTACCAATGATCACCCAAAAGCCAATTATGAATCCAATTGCAAAACCTATGTAAAGCCATAACATCTCTGACCAATCTCCTTTtccttctaccttgtttgcagCTTGGGAATAATGTGTCCCATTAGCACAATTTTGAAGAGGTGATCCACAAAGATTATGATTCCAATTATAGGCTGATGGATCGAAAGTCTGAAGTTGGCCACCTGAAGGAATTTCTCCTGACAAATTGTTGTGCGATAGGTTCAAATAACTCAAGAAGTTCAAAGTAGACATGCTTGAAGGAATGATACCAAATAATTTGTTCTCTGACAGATCAAGTGATTCCAGCTGTTTCATGTCACTAATGCTTTCTGGTATCTTTCCATTGAAAAGGTTGTAAGAAAGATTCAAGAAATGCAGCCCATGCAGTTTGGTAAGTTCTTCAGGCAACTCACAGGAaagtttattatttgataagtCGATGCTTGTGACTTGTGATAGAACCTTGGAGTATTCCATTTGGAGGCCCTTTGTGCTTATCAAGAGAATTTCCGAGTGCCCAAAACTATCTGGAGAACTATACCATTCATCATTAGAAAAAAGGATCTCAGTGATAATCGAAAATAAAGACCATGATTCATTATGATTCGTGACTACCATGGCTTTGAAATATCCAAAAGAAGGAGGAATGCAACCTGATAGGTTGTTATATGCAAGGTCCAGTATTTGAAGAGAGGAGAGTTTTGATAATTGCTCCGGAATGATGCCTTGGAATAAATTTGATCTCAAGCGAAGCACTATTAAAGATGAAAGGTTTTCTCCGATCCATGGTGGTATGCTACCCGAAAGTTTGTTCTCACCAATGTCAAGTGTGACCAATTTGTTGGCCATTTTCAAGGACAAGGGGAGATCTCCAGAGAAACAATTGTTTCTCAAATGCAAGGATCGGAGATTGGTAAAGGACACAAGGCCATCAGGAATTTTACCAATGAAATTATTGTTAGATAAATCAATAATTTCCAGCGCTGATGTTGAACTCCAACAGTTGGGAAGTTCTCCAGACATATCATTATTAGATACATCAAACAATTCCAAGCTAGTGATGTTACAGAAGAATGACGGAATAGTGTCATTTATATGATTGTTTGATAAAGAGAATACCTGAATATACATAGCATTAGCAAAGCAAGAAGGAATAGACCCAGAGAATGAGTTGTTGGTGAGATCAATAACAAACAATACACTGATATCAAGCACAGGTAATGGGCCTTCAAATCTGTTTGAACTCAAATCAAGCAGATAGAAACTGTAATTTTGCATAGAAGTTGGTAGCCTCCCCTCCAAATTGTTATTTGATAAATTGAGTGAATACTGAGGATTAGAACTTAGGTCCCAAAACCATCCTGGGATGTTGCCTGAAATTCCAGCATCTGATAAGCAAAGGATAAACAATCGTGTCTGAGTTTTAACCCAAGTGGGAAAAATAGGGCCTACTCTGCAAGAACACATTCTGATCTTCTTGCAATTAAAAGGAGGCCTCCAATTGTCATTAACATTCAATTGCAAGGAATTGTAGGAGAAGTCCAAGTCCACCAAGTTTGCTAGATTAGCAAAATGAGATTCAGTTAAGACACCCATCAAAGAATTTGAAGAAAGACTCAATAAACTCATGTTGGATAATTTTCCAATGTTCTTTGGAACTGTTCCATTCAGCTTGTTATTTCCCAGATGCAATATTTCTATAACCGAACTACTTTCGGAAGCATAATCATCTTTTTTCTCCTTGCAGTTAGACAATCCATCAACAAGATCATCAATGCCACCACTGATAAAATTGCTAGTAAAATCTAAGGTCTGTAACTTGCATAAATTCCCCATGCCTTCTGGCAATGTGCCATTGATGTTGTTCTCGGATAAATCAAGCTCTAACAGGCTAGAGAGCTTTCCTGCAGATTTTGGTAATCCACACGTGATGCCATTGCCTGGCATTCTCAACTGCTGCAATTGGCTAAGGTTTCCCAGACTCTCTGGTAGCTTTCCACTTATCGCATTTAGGGACAAATCTAGAAATTGAAGGTTAACAAGATTCCCTATAGTCTCAGGCAACTTGCCGCTGAGTCTGTTACCTCCAGACCCATCAAAATGTTGCAAAAGTGTGAGATTGCCAAAGGATTCAGGAATCGTTCCAGTGAGCATATTCCTTGACAAATCCAAATATTGCAGGTTTCTTAGAACACCAATGCTTGCAGGCATCCATCCCTGAACTTTGTTACCAGACAAGTAAATCTTCTGCAACTTCTGTAGTCTCCCTATGCTCTTTGGCAACTCCTCCCCAATATTATTATAAGACAAatcaaaatacattaaatttgtAAGATTGCTCAGAGACTCTGGAATGCTTCCATTGAGTTCATTTTCTGACAAAACAAGTCTCTCCAAGCTACCAAGATTTCCCAAGGACTCTGGAATGCTTCCATTGAGTTCATTTTCTGATAAATCAAGTCTCTCCAAGCTACCAAGATTTCCCAAGGACTCCGGAATCACTCCATGAAAAGAGCTATGAGCCAAGCTCAAGACTCCCAAGCTACTCAAGTTACTAATGGTGACTGGTAACCTGCCATAGAAAGCACAATCAGAAAGATCAAGATTAACAAGGCTAGTGAGATGGAACAACCATAGAGGCAGAGTGATGCTCAGGCCAATATTCCAAGAGAGATCAAGCACACGAAGAGATGTGAAGTTGAGATGATGAAGTGGAGTAATATCATGAATACCACCTGCTTGGAGTTCAGAATGAGAGAGTTTCAAGACAAGAAGAGAAGAGAGCATATTAATGTCATAAAGCCAACCAGACACCTTTGAGAGGCCCACACCACTCATATCAAGATGCTGCAAAGAACTCATCCCAGACAGCCAGTGGAGATCATTTGCTTCTAGAAAgtagtaataacaataataatatgagTTAAGATCAAGGTAACGCAAGCGTGATAGGTTTCCAAGGGTATGAGGAATGATTCCTTTGAATCCGGCATTAGAGAGGTTAAGGTACTCAAGGTTGGCAAGAGAGCCAATAAAGTCTGGGATGGGGGAGTTGCTGAAGTTGTTCATGCTCAAGTCCAAGTGCTTTAAATGGTGAAGCTGAATGAGAGACAGCTCAACTTACTTGCTGGCGCGAAATGCTGAAAAAAGGGATCAGAGGGATCAGAAGTGTACTGTCGGAGATCAAGCCTGATGACATGCCGGGATTCATGGTTGCAGGTCACTCCTTGCCATTTACAACAGTCTTGGCCAGTCCAAGAAGAGGGAAAGCTTTGGTTGTTGCTCTGATCAATGCCTGCTTTAATGCTGAGAAGGGCTATCCTTTCAGTTTCAATACAACTTATACCATGGACATAGCAAGCTGGAGGGAATGCTGAGACAACAAGGATGACAAACAAAACAGACAATGAGAGACAAGCCATCAGATCAAAGAGATGAACGGCACACAAATGTCTTAAAAAGCTACTGAAATATATGGATGCTAAAAAGAAACGCAAGCAATGAGCTGTATGTTTGCAGATTTAATAAATAGGGAttctattttcttatatgtaCATAAAGTAACTAATAAAAACATTCGTGTATGAGTGTTTTTGTTTGGGGGATAGGCTACGTTGCTTTGTTGGTTTGACTCGGTCTActtgttctttttaaaattttaataaaagtttgTAAACTTTTCACAAAATTTCGTCCGGTATGTATGATTGGATGTAAGtgcatattaaattaataaattaaagagtATGGTGACTGGCCGTGGAGGGGCCTACTATGTTGGAGTGTTCGAGATTTCCAATGGCCAAGTAAACGGTGGTCTTTAACTGTATTTATGTTGATGGTGCACATGACGCGTCTGGTTTAGTCTGTTTGACTTGACTCACCCACTAGGTGTCAGGTTAGTACATAAGAAATTTCCACGAAATTTCTTAGAGCGTTTAAGATGGAGTATAAGCATGGCAGTCAAACTCTCAACCGATTCGACTGTAAGAATGGAGAACCGATCATGAGGCGGGTTCAATTATATCTTTTAATTCAACCTTAAAAAACCccgataaaaaatttaatgaccCGATTAATTTACTCAAAAATGAATTAACCTGGCCTGATCTaatggcttaaaaaaaaaattgagaaatgaGGGAGTGACacaacagagaaaaaaaaatgctagtCATGAGAAGAATTGAGGGAGAAACTAGTGGCGAGAGAAAGCGAGGGAGCTGCagcgaaaagaaaaaaaacacaaaaagggGGCTGACTGGAGATAGTGAAAGAGAGTGAGACTGGGACTGGGTGTGAGTTCGCACCTGATTTTCAAGTCTTGAGAGAGGGTGAGAGGAGaactattagggttttttttttaatattttatatttttaaaaaaattaatgatattatataaaacaaatattttaaatattaaatttaattatattttagatattttaaaaatcaagaaaatatatagcattaaagttttaaatattatatttaattaattgtatttttaattattaaaatataggttatattatttatattattttatcattattaattattttaaaaatattttattattgatatggTTTGACTCTGAATCTAACCGTTGGGTTTGGCATGCAGAGTCAATGCTCGGCTCAGATCTGACTAGCTTGATGATAAGTGCACATGAAAGTAATGGATTAAGACATCAATGAGtcttaaaactttaaattattgtttattttgatcttttaaCGAAACAATTTTTCCCCAAAAGTGACAATCGCTATATACATTAGAGGCATGTGCATGGGTTGAGAATTAATTGTCTAACCACACACCCTCAACCAAGGGCGGAACCAAAGAGGGCTAGCTAGCAGGGGCTGAATCCCCCCTTGGCGCTGGAAAGATTACCTTTTAGGCAACATAAGTTTAATGGTTTGCTTTTCTACATtgaaattaatgtaaaataaatttttggaaCATAAAATAGTTTGTAATGTAATTatgcttgagtggttagtgggtcAAGCTATAAAGCATGTGATTTTGATCCACCGCGGTTCAAATCCTTGGTGTGTGTGTTGCTTtcacatttcattttttatttaattggtcATGAGGCCTAGTAAATATATCATAATACATGGGTAATTTTTATGACAGGTTATcaaacttttatgttttttcatttcgatcatccaacttcaatttgtatcatatTGCTCACTGAATACAATTTTTTATCACCGGTAGGTCACTGGAGAGTTTCCTATTCCCCTTTGCTTGCGTGGCAACCGGAAGAACTCAATCATCACGCGTTAGTCGTTGCCACATCACCCGAAACTGACCACCTCAAATGAAGATCGCCACGTCACACGAAGGAATCCATATcagcttcatcttcttccttggtTTGGGCTTGATTGCAAGAACAACAAAGTGGATGGAGATATGAAAGCTTTTATGAGAAGAAAACCCTTATGAAGAGAGACAGGATAGGAGATCTTGACCACCCAAGACAATATTTTAATGGAAAACCCTAAGTTTAGGGTTGAAATTGAATGAACCTCTATCATTTTAAAGAAATCCTCATTTAATAGTACTTATAATTTGGATTATGGAAATGACCAACAAACTCTATATAGAAGCCATAAAAATGGTTATATTTATACAGAAGCTATGAAAGTTATTTAGAAGCCATGAAGACAGTCGTAATACAATTCCTTCAaccaaaaaaagggaaaaagaaataaTCTTATCCCAATATAATATTAAGAATGGTCAATTTAAAGATGTTACACTAGAggaattaaattatttccaATGCTTCACTCAAACTCAAGAATGCATTCTCCCTTCCTTCCAATGGTTCACTCAAATACGCACaacattttcatataaaaaaatagtaaatagaGAATTGTGCTAACATTTGCAAAAATCTACAATCACATGTGCAGAAAAATTAACTCCATTTACAAAATCAACATCTTGATACATGAAAATTAACTCATTTACAAAAGTAACATcttcaaacatgaaattaacTCCCCTCATTTACAAAATTAACACTTGATTTATGTTTCATAGTTCATCCAGCAGTTGATgacaacatttacaaaattgCATAGTTTGCACACAATATTGTCATAGAGTTACTGCTTACAAAAGTTTACATAATTGGATGACATTCATTGTTCTTTATGGGACCCAAACCTTCCTTTTTTCCCCACAATTAGCCTCTTTGTTCCTTTCTTCACCTTCCATTGTTGTCTCAACACATGTGGGTTGCTAGCAACTGGAATAGATTGGCTCAAGTGCCAAATGTCATGGATTTATGGATTTTATAGAAAGACAGGATATGGATAAAATCCTGTCTTTCTACAATCAACTTACATTCTATTAATAAAATCTATTCTATCTATGTAGTTGGTTGATTTTGTGAGGTGATTACCATTGCTTCGAAACCAGACATAAATGGTTCTATCGCCCATGGCGGACCATGTCATGGATTTATAGATTTTATAGAAAGACAGGATATGGATGTTCAAGGCAACACATTTGCTTTTGGAATGCTTTTACTGAAGTTAATTAGTCGAAGGCCATCATATTGCAGAGATAGCAGATGCTCATTGGATTAGGTAATaaaacttgaaaacaaaaatcaaaaagttGTTTCCCGGTACCTACAGTGGTGTTAACACAAACTCCTCCCCACAAGTCAAGAACTTTCCAGAAACTACTAGACGTAGTGAGAGACAAAAGAAACCCTCATCTAGGTGGACCGAGGAGGCTGGTTACCTGGCTCTTCCATCTCGTTCAGGAAAGAAAAAAGGCTCAGGTGCAGGATCCAGCTCACTCTCCCCTGAAGGTACCAACCCCCAACCTCTTTCAATTTCTGATTGGCCAGATGTTCAATTAGATAAATTTTGCTCTTCTTGTGGTATTGTTTTAGTTGATTTAAATGGGCATAAAGAAGAATGTCTTGCTATGATTCGTAACTCTGATTGTAGCATTGTGGCTCCTGTCAGGAGCCCAGCTACCGCATCCTAAGTGGATGGTTCTGCCATGTTAgttgtttttatgaatttaaatatcatttcttGGAATGTGAGGGGGCTCGGTAGGCCTTCCAAAAAATTCTTAATAAGGGATTTTCTTAACTTGCACCGAGTTGAGGTTTGCTGTTTTCAGGAGACAAAATTATCCGAAATTTCCCAACCTTCCTGGAGGGAAATTGGCGGATCTAAGCTAGATCATTTCTGCTTCTCACCTGCCAATGGTACCTCGGGAGGCATGGTCATATGTTGGAACAGTAGTCTTAGGAAAGGGAGGGTTGTCTCCGTAGGGTCTTTTTGCCTTTCGGTGGAATTTACCAACCTTTGCGATCATTCTACTTGGTTGTGCACTACGGTTTATGGGCCAAACCTTAGGCACCTCAAACCTTCTTTCTGGGAGGAATTAAGGAATTGTCACACTGATATGCCTTGGGTTATCTGTGGTGACTTCAATGCAATTTTCTCAGTTGAGGATAAAAATATTGGTATCCCCAATCTAACTGATATTAGAAGTGCTCAATCTTTGGTGTGTGATTTGAATCTTGTTGAACCTCCTCTGGTGGGTCAAAAATTCACTTGGACCAATGGCTAGAGCGACCCTATCTGGGTCTGTTTAGATAGATTCTTGGTTAACCAAAAGTGGTTAGATGTGTTTTCCAGAGTGCATCAGACTAGTTTGCCAAGATTGGGCTCTGATCATGTGCCTCTATGTTTGGAAGCAGGTTCCTTCATTTCTAAGGGGCGACCTTTTAGGTTTGAACAATTCTGGTATTCTGAGGTAGGTATTACAGAGTTAATTTCTATTTGGTGGAATGAAACTTGCCCGAGGGGGTGTGGAGCCTTCATTCtagcaaaaaaactaaaattcctCCAAGCAAAATTAAGATTGTGGTCTAAATTAAAGTTTGGGGCTCTCAAGTCTCAAAAATTAGAGTTGTTGGACACTCTTGACTTGTTTGACCAGGCTAAAGACTCTAGGTCCCTTTCTCCTGCGGAATTGTTGACTGAATCTAATACTCATGATGCTTTTTCCATATTgctcaaacaagaagaaatttattGGAAGCAAAGATATCGAGCTCTATGGGAAAAAGAAGGCGAcaataacacaaaattttttcatgCGGTTGCAAATGGTCGAAGGAATCGTAATTTCATTCCGAGGATTTTAGATAATGTTGTTTTTGTGGAAGGGTAGGAAATTTTAAGGAAAGCGTTCACCTcccatttccaaaatatttttggaaCGAGAAGGGAGTCTAGATTCCATTTCTCTTGGGATTCGTTGTTGAGTAACAAACTTCTCCCAAATCTCTCAGTTTTGGATGCCCCTTTCTCGAGGGAAGAAATCAAAGGCGCTGTTTTCTATCTTGGGGCTGATAAAGCTTCGGGTCCTGATGGTTTTCCCATttcctttttccaaaaattttggaatattattgaaaatgatgttcTTACCCTGTGCTCCGATTTTCACAAAGGGTCTATCAATGTAGAGCGTATAAATTGGGCTAGCATTGCTCTCATTCCCAAAAGTTCCAATTCTGAAGGCCCGACAGATTTTAGACCCATAAGCCTCATTAACTCAGTTTTAAAAATTCTGTCTAAATTATTGGCTTCAAGGTTGAGTAAAGTGATTGACTCCCTGGTTGATAAATCGCAATCGGCCTTTATCAAAGGCAGATGTATCCTAGATAACATTTTTGCAGCGGAGGAACTGATTTTTAGCCTCCGCAGAAGGAAAATTCCGGGTCACATTGTTAAAGTGGATT is a window from the Dioscorea cayenensis subsp. rotundata cultivar TDr96_F1 chromosome 2, TDr96_F1_v2_PseudoChromosome.rev07_lg8_w22 25.fasta, whole genome shotgun sequence genome containing:
- the LOC120271571 gene encoding receptor-like protein EIX2; the encoded protein is MNNFSNSPIPDFIGSLANLEYLNLSNAGFKGIIPHTLGNLSRLRYLDLNSYYYCYYYFLEANDLHWLSGMSSLQHLDMSGVGLSKVSGWLYDINMLSSLLVLKLSHSELQAGGIHDITPLHHLNFTSLRVLDLSWNIGLSITLPLWLFHLTSLVNLDLSDCAFYGRLPVTISNLSSLGVLSLAHSSFHGVIPESLGNLGSLERLDLSENELNGSIPESLGNLGSLERLVLSENELNGSIPESLSNLTNLMYFDLSYNNIGEELPKSIGRLQKLQKIYLSGNKVQGWMPASIGVLRNLQYLDLSRNMLTGTIPESFGNLTLLQHFDGSGGNRLSGKLPETIGNLVNLQFLDLSLNAISGKLPESLGNLSQLQQLRMPGNGITCGLPKSAGKLSSLLELDLSENNINGTLPEGMGNLCKLQTLDFTSNFISGGIDDLVDGLSNCKEKKDDYASESSSVIEILHLGNNKLNGTVPKNIGKLSNMSLLSLSSNSLMGVLTESHFANLANLVDLDFSYNSLQLNVNDNWRPPFNCKKIRMCSCRVGPIFPTWVKTQTRLFILCLSDAGISGNIPGWFWDLSSNPQYSLNLSNNNLEGRLPTSMQNYSFYLLDLSSNRFEGPLPVLDISVLFVIDLTNNSFSGSIPSCFANAMYIQVFSLSNNHINDTIPSFFCNITSLELFDVSNNDMSGELPNCWSSTSALEIIDLSNNNFIGKIPDGLVSFTNLRSLHLRNNCFSGDLPLSLKMANKLVTLDIGENKLSGSIPPWIGENLSSLIVLRLRSNLFQGIIPEQLSKLSSLQILDLAYNNLSGCIPPSFGYFKAMVVTNHNESWSLFSIITEILFSNDEWYSSPDSFGHSEILLISTKGLQMEYSKVLSQVTSIDLSNNKLSCELPEELTKLHGLHFLNLSYNLFNGKIPESISDMKQLESLDLSENKLFGIIPSSMSTLNFLSYLNLSHNNLSGEIPSGGQLQTFDPSAYNWNHNLCGSPLQNCANGTHYSQAANKVEGKGDWSEMLWLYIGFAIGFIIGFWVIIGTIIIKKTIRIAYFRSIDKVYDWLHVKMFMYSRRLKSTFSWRN
- the LOC120271593 gene encoding receptor-like protein 9a — its product is MACLSLSVLFVILVVSAFPPACYVHGISCIETERIALLSIKAGIDQSNNQSFPSSWTGQDCCKWQGVTCNHESRHVIRLDLRQYTSDPSDPFFQHFAPASYQSPLVT